In one window of Frigoriglobus tundricola DNA:
- a CDS encoding TolC family protein, translating into MRIRSRALAALRVPWPIVACLVALSGCAVLAPIPDDPVASTGRAPGPPRASGGNSSAAPSQTAAAPPSPYAGAVKIEQVGLREQPPPAAADPPGKPLPPPREVPTGTALTIDQVINAVLVSDPKLRAGFELINQANADALTASLRPNPSLFADAQLLPLTRPFTVDDQGGPPQTDAQVTYPIDWFLFGKRAANMVVAARGVRSSEADFEDTVRQRVAEAASAFYDVLETKGLLALTRQDVTNLERIEAALVKAVEAGGKTQVELNRLRLDLALARRAVRDAETALVTAKARLRAIIGRSNADPDFDVAGTLDAPLDANLPPPNEAFELAVQNRPDLLSLRWKVSQARASVIAADRAGYPQVSPMFGYTRQFQQKAIGFPDASSWTAAATVTLPLFDRNQGNRAKARSTVVQNQYLYDAAVVALRAEVTTAAQEYTAAQTTAADIAAAQLKLARDVFDAITTAYQTGGRPLVDLLDAERTFRDTYRSYVSSRAAYWRAVYRYRAAIGQQTPR; encoded by the coding sequence GTGCGAATACGGTCGCGAGCGCTCGCCGCCCTCCGGGTGCCGTGGCCGATCGTGGCCTGTCTGGTCGCGTTGAGCGGGTGCGCCGTGCTCGCCCCCATCCCGGACGATCCCGTTGCCTCGACGGGCCGAGCGCCGGGACCGCCCCGCGCTTCAGGGGGCAATTCGAGCGCCGCCCCGAGCCAAACGGCCGCAGCGCCCCCCTCCCCTTACGCCGGCGCGGTGAAGATCGAGCAAGTGGGCCTGCGCGAACAGCCGCCGCCCGCGGCCGCCGATCCGCCCGGCAAGCCCCTTCCGCCGCCACGCGAAGTGCCGACGGGAACGGCACTGACCATCGATCAGGTCATCAACGCCGTGCTGGTCAGCGATCCGAAGTTGCGGGCCGGTTTCGAACTCATCAACCAGGCGAACGCCGACGCCCTGACGGCGTCACTGCGGCCCAATCCGAGCCTGTTTGCGGACGCCCAACTGCTGCCGCTCACCCGGCCGTTCACGGTGGACGACCAGGGCGGTCCGCCCCAGACCGACGCACAGGTCACGTACCCCATCGACTGGTTCCTGTTCGGCAAGCGGGCCGCGAACATGGTGGTCGCGGCCCGCGGCGTCAGGTCGTCCGAGGCCGACTTCGAGGACACCGTCCGGCAGCGCGTGGCCGAGGCGGCTTCGGCGTTTTACGACGTGTTGGAAACGAAGGGACTTTTGGCCCTCACCCGCCAGGACGTGACCAACCTGGAACGGATCGAAGCCGCGCTCGTCAAGGCGGTCGAAGCCGGCGGGAAGACGCAGGTCGAACTCAACCGCCTCCGGCTGGACCTGGCCCTCGCCCGCCGGGCCGTCCGCGACGCCGAAACGGCGCTGGTGACGGCCAAGGCCCGGCTCCGCGCGATCATCGGGCGGTCCAACGCGGACCCGGATTTCGACGTGGCCGGCACCCTCGACGCCCCCCTCGATGCCAACCTGCCGCCGCCGAACGAGGCGTTCGAGTTGGCGGTCCAGAACCGTCCGGACCTGTTATCGCTCCGGTGGAAGGTGTCCCAGGCGCGGGCGAGCGTCATCGCTGCGGACCGGGCGGGGTATCCGCAGGTCTCACCCATGTTCGGGTACACGCGCCAGTTCCAGCAGAAGGCGATCGGGTTCCCGGACGCCAGTTCGTGGACGGCCGCCGCGACCGTGACCCTACCGCTGTTCGACCGCAACCAGGGGAACCGGGCGAAGGCGCGCTCGACGGTTGTGCAGAACCAGTACCTCTACGATGCCGCCGTGGTCGCGCTCCGGGCCGAGGTGACGACCGCCGCCCAGGAGTACACGGCGGCGCAAACCACGGCCGCCGATATCGCCGCCGCCCAGCTGAAACTGGCCCGCGACGTGTTCGACGCCATTACCACGGCGTACCAGACGGGCGGCCGCCCCCTCGTGGACCTGCTGGACGCCGAACGGACCTTCCGGGACACGTACCGGTCTTACGTCTCCAGCCGCGCCGCGTACTGGCGCGCCGTGTACCGCTACCGCGCCGCGATCGGCCAGCAGACGCCGCGATAA
- the sigJ gene encoding RNA polymerase sigma factor SigJ, which yields MNVDPSVLLGLRPRMMSVAYRMLGSVLDAEDAVQDAFVRFQTAGAVDSPEGFLVRTTTRLCIDRLRADRRRQEYIGPWVPEPVDTRAGAPNAALAESLKQAFLLMLERLSPDERAAFLLRSVFDYEYAEIAEVLDKSEVHARQIVSRAREHLRHDEPRFRPAPHEADGLAERFIAACRAGDVKLVEKMLTEDAEVNSDGGGKATSARVVIHGRSRSARFLAGVFRKRRWHCEMHPATVNGAPGVVFTTGGAVMQVMSLRIEDGVRAVYMTLNPDKLTRWAAAAVE from the coding sequence ATGAATGTCGATCCGTCGGTCCTACTCGGTCTGCGGCCCCGGATGATGTCCGTTGCGTACCGGATGCTCGGCAGCGTCCTGGACGCCGAAGACGCCGTTCAGGACGCGTTCGTGCGGTTCCAGACGGCCGGCGCGGTCGATTCACCGGAGGGGTTCCTGGTCCGCACGACGACCCGCTTGTGCATCGACCGCTTGCGCGCGGACCGGCGGCGCCAGGAATACATCGGCCCGTGGGTGCCCGAGCCCGTTGACACCCGAGCTGGCGCGCCGAACGCGGCCCTGGCCGAATCGCTGAAGCAGGCGTTCCTGCTCATGCTGGAACGCCTCTCGCCCGACGAGCGCGCGGCGTTCCTCCTGCGGTCGGTCTTCGATTACGAGTACGCCGAGATCGCTGAGGTGCTGGACAAGTCCGAAGTCCACGCGCGGCAGATCGTCAGTCGCGCCCGAGAACACCTGCGACACGACGAGCCGCGGTTCCGCCCGGCGCCACACGAAGCGGACGGACTGGCCGAGCGGTTCATCGCCGCGTGCCGTGCGGGCGACGTCAAATTGGTGGAGAAGATGCTCACCGAGGACGCCGAAGTCAACTCCGACGGCGGCGGGAAGGCCACGTCGGCGCGGGTCGTCATCCACGGACGCAGCCGATCCGCCCGGTTCCTGGCCGGGGTGTTCCGCAAGCGCCGGTGGCACTGCGAGATGCACCCGGCCACCGTCAACGGCGCGCCGGGGGTCGTGTTCACGACCGGTGGGGCGGTGATGCAGGTGATGTCCCTGCGCATTGAGGACGGGGTCCGGGCAGTGTACATGACCCTGAACCCGGACAAGCTGACGCGGTGGGCGGCCGCCGCGGTGGAGTGA
- a CDS encoding NAD-dependent epimerase/dehydratase family protein, which produces MNVFVAGASGAIGLPLVTELIRRGHTVTGMSRSEAGAQNLAALGAAVAHVSAFDAEGVGAALRRSKAEVVIDQLTALPKNPADMPDAAPGDRKLRLEGGGNLYRAARACGVRRYVQQSSGFFLQPGEGLADESEGLATGASPRVAAAARTYTELEGRVSADGMEGVALRYGFYYGPGTWYNPDGACADQVRRQEIPIIGAGSGVWSWVHIEDAALATVAALSAPPGVYHVVDDAPSPVSVWLPAFARAVGAPPPPRVTEADALVAAGEDAVYYGTKLRGASNAKAKRTLDFVPRRLEWLHA; this is translated from the coding sequence ATGAACGTGTTTGTTGCCGGTGCCAGCGGCGCAATTGGCTTGCCGCTGGTCACCGAGTTGATCCGCCGGGGGCACACGGTCACGGGCATGAGCCGGTCCGAAGCGGGCGCGCAGAACCTGGCCGCGCTCGGAGCGGCGGTCGCGCACGTGAGCGCGTTCGATGCGGAGGGCGTCGGAGCGGCCCTGCGGCGCTCGAAGGCCGAGGTCGTCATCGACCAGTTGACGGCCCTGCCCAAAAATCCCGCCGACATGCCGGACGCCGCCCCGGGAGATCGGAAGCTCCGGCTGGAGGGTGGCGGTAACCTGTACCGGGCCGCGCGGGCGTGCGGCGTGCGCCGGTACGTGCAGCAGTCGAGCGGCTTCTTTCTCCAACCGGGTGAGGGACTGGCCGACGAGTCCGAAGGGCTGGCCACGGGGGCGAGCCCGCGGGTGGCGGCAGCCGCGCGAACCTACACCGAATTGGAGGGGCGCGTCTCGGCCGACGGCATGGAGGGCGTCGCTCTGCGTTACGGGTTCTATTACGGACCGGGCACCTGGTACAACCCCGACGGCGCGTGCGCCGATCAGGTGCGACGGCAGGAAATCCCGATCATCGGCGCCGGTTCCGGGGTCTGGTCGTGGGTCCACATCGAAGACGCGGCCCTCGCGACGGTCGCCGCGCTGTCCGCCCCGCCGGGGGTGTATCATGTCGTCGATGACGCCCCTTCCCCCGTGAGCGTCTGGTTGCCGGCGTTCGCCCGCGCGGTCGGGGCTCCGCCGCCCCCACGAGTGACCGAAGCGGACGCCCTGGTCGCGGCGGGTGAAGACGCCGTGTATTACGGAACGAAGTTACGGGGCGCATCGAACGCGAAGGCGAAGCGGACGCTCGACTTCGTGCCCCGGCGCCTGGAATGGCTGCACGCGTGA
- a CDS encoding cupin domain-containing protein yields MIRTLLTLAVGIGAGASGVTLALRHDEAEAVKVLSARDIKEKLDGKDAKATVVEVALEPGQAGTPHRHPGPVFGYVLEGEYELGVDDQPTKVFKAGETFYEPTGCLHRVSKNPAAKGKTRVIAVVLHPRDAKMLAIPEPKKE; encoded by the coding sequence ATGATCCGAACCCTTTTGACACTCGCGGTCGGGATCGGCGCCGGGGCGAGTGGGGTGACCCTCGCCCTTCGCCACGACGAAGCCGAGGCCGTGAAGGTGCTCTCGGCCCGTGACATCAAAGAGAAGCTGGACGGCAAGGACGCGAAGGCGACGGTCGTGGAGGTGGCACTCGAACCCGGACAGGCCGGCACGCCGCACCGCCACCCCGGCCCGGTCTTCGGGTACGTGCTGGAGGGCGAGTACGAACTCGGGGTCGATGACCAACCGACGAAGGTGTTCAAGGCCGGTGAGACGTTCTACGAGCCGACCGGGTGCCTGCACCGCGTGTCGAAGAACCCGGCCGCGAAGGGCAAGACCCGCGTCATCGCGGTGGTTTTGCACCCGCGGGACGCCAAGATGCTGGCGATCCCGGAGCCCAAGAAAGAGTGA
- the rpmG gene encoding 50S ribosomal protein L33 — translation MAKSKEARSTIKLKSEASDHCYFTQKNRNNTKERISLRKFDPIVRKHVMYKEASKV, via the coding sequence ATGGCGAAGTCGAAGGAAGCCCGCAGCACCATCAAGTTGAAGAGCGAGGCGAGCGACCACTGCTACTTCACGCAGAAGAACCGGAACAACACCAAGGAGCGGATCTCGCTCCGCAAGTTCGATCCGATCGTGCGCAAGCACGTCATGTACAAGGAAGCCAGCAAGGTGTGA